Proteins encoded together in one Falco biarmicus isolate bFalBia1 chromosome 4, bFalBia1.pri, whole genome shotgun sequence window:
- the ACKR4 gene encoding LOW QUALITY PROTEIN: atypical chemokine receptor 4 (The sequence of the model RefSeq protein was modified relative to this genomic sequence to represent the inferred CDS: substituted 1 base at 1 genomic stop codon), producing the protein MCQTNSDHFTEAHLYCSTGYXSTDKRSFAMGWDTNNSTDYWIEDEEDYLNSVTDYNTYELLCEKSDVRNFSKLFLPVFYALAFTVGVAGNSLVVAIYAYCKKPKTKTDVYIMHLAIADLLLLFTLPFWAANAVQGWELGNSMCKLASSLYTMNFSSSMLFLACISVDRYKATSESQSHRRIGKHCSVTCICVWLSAIFLSIPELIFNQVKKHNDRNECLPVFPMNMETLLKATIQILEIILEFLLPFLVMLICYSATARAIFRSANVKKSRPFMVLLAVVAAFIITQLPYNIVKLWRAIDIIYMLITDCDASKTIDVALQVTKSIALFHTCLNPLLYAFLGASFKMHIMKIAKNYGYWRRQQQNGRPEEISMNYEDHTEETISFTI; encoded by the exons ATGTGTCAGACCAATTCAGATCATTTCACTGAAGCACATCTCTATTGCAGTACCGGCTACTAGTCTACTGACAAAAGGAG CTTTGCCATGGGCTGGGATACGAATAACTCAACCGATTACTGGATTGAGGATGAAGAAGACTATCTCAACTCTGTAACAGATTACAATACATATGAGCTTCTCTGTGAAAAGAGTGATGTGAGAAATTTCAGTAAATTATTTCTCCCTGTGTTCTATGCATTGGCTTTCACTGTTGGAGTTGCTGGAAATTCATTAGTGGTTGCAATTTATGCCTATTGCAAGAAACCGAAGACTAAGACGGATGTGTACATCATGCACCTAGCCATTGCTGATCTGCTCTTGCTCTTTACACTCCCTTTTTGGGCTGCAAATGCAGTGCAGGGATGGGAACTTGGAAACTCAATGTGCAAGCTCGCTTCTTCTCTGTACACCATGAATTTCAGCTCTAGCATGCTGTTCCTGGCCTGTATCAGTGTGGATAGGTACAAGGCCACTTCCGAATCCCAGAGTCATAGAAGAATTGGTAAACACTGCAGTGTTACCTGCATCTGTGTCTGGCTGTCTGCTATTTTCCTCAGTATCCCTGAACTGATATTTAATCAAGTCAAGAAACACAATGACAGGAATGAATGCCTTCCTGTATTTCCAATGAACATGGAAACACTCTTAAAAGCAACCATTCAAATCTTGGAAATTATCCTGgaatttctgcttcctttcctaGTAATGCTGATCTGCTATTCAGCTACTGCTCGAGCAATCTTTAGATctgcaaatgttaaaaaatcTAGACCTTTTATGGTTCTGCTGGCAGTAGTGGCTGCTTTCATTATCACCCAGCTACCTTACAACATAGTTAAGCTCTGGCGAGCCATAGATATCATCTACATGTTGATTACTGACTGTGATGCAAGCAAAACCATAGATGTTGCACTCCAGGTCACCAAGAGCATAGCTTTGTTTCATACCTGCCTGAACCCTCTTCTCTATGCCTTTCTGGGTGcctcttttaaaatgcatattatgAAAATCGCAAAAAATTATGGATACTGGAGAAGACAACAACAGAATGGAAGACCTGAAGAAATTTCTATGAATTATGAAGACCACACTGAAGAAACAATTAGTTTCACTATATAG